The Microbacterium forte sequence AAGCAGCCTGGCTCGGGCGCCGAGTCCGATGGCCTTGTTCACGAATAGTTGGTCACTGAGACTGACGATAGCCGGCGGCTTGTGGATGAAGAGGGCGATGGGCAGCTCTGGGTGTGCAGCGATACGCTGCTCGAACCAGTCCCATTGTTCGTGCTCCTCTGACTCGAGCACGTTGTCGAAGAGTTGGGAGTTGAGTCCTACGAGCAACCACCCATCCGTGACAACCGCCCATCGATCGTCACCGAAGTGGCGGCGGTAGCGCGATAGTCGCTCCTCTGAGACCAGCCCGTGGTAAGGGTCCGGATCGCTGTCGCCGATATCGTGGTTGCCGGGGATGACCCGCCAAGGTGTAGTCAGACGGCGCAACTGGAAGGCGCCGAATTCGTGGTCCTCGTCCGAGTCCGGGTCGTCCTCCACCACGTCACCGCTATGAACCACGAGGTCAGGGCGCGTCCACTCGGTGAATCGAACTAGGTTCGTCCATGCATCGACGCCGGACTGGTCGCGGGAGCTCAAATGGGTATCGGACACATGCAGCACCCTGAAGCTCTGCTGCACATCGCTGATGGTCTTGTTAATAGTCATGCGGAGAGGGATTCCTAGCTCTCGAGGTTCGGCGCGACGCAAGGCCAGGACCGCGGCTCAGCAGTCGTGGAAGCGCAACCGGTGAACCGGGTCAGGCCGACGGCAGTGGATGCCGCCGCGGTGATTCTCCTGATTTTCTTCATCGGCGTTCCTCGGTGTGCGCTTCGTTGAGCGGTACGGGCAACAGACACGCTAGGCCCGATGTGTACCGCCGCCAAGGACCACTGCACCGACAACTGGTCTCTCTCGCTCTACGCAGGAGTAGGCCCTAGCGCACGTTCCCGGGAGTATCCGTAGCTCTCGCTGGGCAGTGGAAAAAGACTCTTCCAGATTCTGACGTTGGTTGGCACCGAAGCGAGGAGCACCAGCCGTGGCCTGTCCGTAAACCCCTGTCACGGGGCAGCAGTATCCCCCGCGCCAGACTCGAGTAGCGCGGGGGTACTGCTGGGTGTTACGTCTGGACGTTCCCTATTACTCGCTGGGCACGGGAGCCAGGCGAAGCCAGTAGCGCGGGTCGGGAGCGACATCGACACCGGAGCCCAGGCCATAGATGTCGAGCGGCTGCCACAACATCAAGGCTGGGGGTGACTCGTTCCAGAGCTTCGTGGCCTCGTCGTATGCCGCTTTTCGGTCGTCCTCATCCAGCGACTCGGCGACTTCCTGGGCCGCGGCGGTGAAGTCTGGTGGGTTGATCCCGCGCCCCTGCGCGACGTAGTTGGAATTGGGCGCCGCCCAGTCGATCCACATGGGGGACACGGGATCCGGGATCAGGATATTGCTAGAAGACAGCACGATGTCCGCGGACGGCCAGTCGAGCAGGGTGTAGTCGGCGACCGCGTCCAGCTGAATGTTGATACCGGCCTCCTCCCACATGGGGAGCATGGCTTCGAGGGCCTTGTCGCCGTTGGTGTAGAACCCGGTGATGTACCGGAGCACAAGCGGCTCACCGTTGTAGCCGGCCTCGCTTAGCAGCTTCTTCGCCTTCTTGATGTCCTGACTCGTCGCACCTTCGTCGTCGTTGTAGAAGTCGGAGTACACCGGAAGGTTTAGCCCGTCAGGAACAGGCACCCCATCACCCCAGAACGACTCGTTGATCGACTTCTGGTCGATCGCCAACGCGAGAGCCTGACGCACGCGAGCGTCTGCAATCGGGCTGTCCGTGTGCGCCGTGAGGTACGTGAGGTTCACCGCGTTATTCACTTGTACGGATTCCGTAGTCTGACCGTTCGACGCGACCAGCTCTGTCTGGTCTGGCGGCAGGTTCGTGACGATGTCGTACTCGCCAGTGGCGAGCCCTGAAACACGCGCGGAGACCTCCGGGACACTCCGGAAGGTCAGACTCTCATAGGGTGGCTTCCCACCCCAATAGTCGTCGTTCGCGCTCAATTCGACGCTCTCCCCCGGAGACACGGAGTCAACCTTGTAGGGCCCGGTACCGACTGGAGCGAGACCGAAGGCTTCGATTCCCTCAGTTTCGATGAGCTTCTTGGGAGCGACGAATCCCATTGGCGATGCCAAGCGCAGCAGAATCGTCGGGTCGGGCTGCTTCGTCGACACACGAACTGTCTCGTCATCGATCACTTCTGCCCCGGCGAGCGTCGACGCAAAGGCCATAGGTTCCAGCGGCTTATCGCCCCACAGCCGCTCCGCTGACAGGGTGAAGGCGACATCCTCCGCTGTAAGCGGAGTCCCATCGTGGAACACCACATCCTGGCGAATCTTGAGATCGATCTCGGTGTCCGAAACCTCAGTCCAACTGGTTGCGATTCCGGGGGAAAGTTCACCGGTTGTCGGGTCCATGAAGATGAGCGGGTCGAAGACGTTGCTCGTGATGCGCAGGGCCGTGTTGGCTTGGTTGGATGCGTTGTACGGCGGGGAGATGTTTGGAACAGCAATAGTGAGTTCCTGCTTAGCCTCGCCGGTCGGCTGCGTCTCGGGCGACGCTCCGCAGGCTGAGAGGCTAAGAACGGCCGCGACGACTACAGCGATAGTCGCCGTGCCCGCGGGCAAGCGTGGCTTCATGGTCGGGTACTCCTTGATGTCTTCGTTGAGCGGGTGAAGGGTTACGCTCAGAAGCTAGATCCGCTTCGGGATGCTGCAAAGAACCACTCCAAGCACAAGTGGTCTCTCTTGCCGGGCGTTATGCCCCCGTGACCGTTTCTGCCCTCTCGGTATATTTTCAGCCTGCTACGCTCCGGCGAATGGTGAACGAGATTATCGACGAAACCTTCGTTCGGGGGCTACTTCCGGGGTTGCCCCTGACCGAGGGGAGTCGACTTCCAGAGTGGATGCGAAGCCACCTCCCAGTCGACACCGTCGAGGCAGCAAAGGTGCCAGCAGCTATTCATCTCGCGTTCATGGGCGACTCATCCCGGGTTCTCTTGCGGCTCAAACGAGGCGCACCCGCTGCGATGTGCTCGCCCACACTAGTCGCCGAAGCCGTCGCGTGGCAGGGCGAAATCGTCATCGGGCGGGCTGCCGTTCCACCCGACACCGAAGGCTCAGAGCTTGAAATCGAGATCGAGTTTGATGAGCACGATACGGTGCAACCCGTACGGCTCGCGCTCCCGGAGAACTACCAACTTCGCCGAGCCGAAGTTCGAGCCCTGAACGGAAGTATCAGGCCGGCCCCGAGACGTCCGCGACTGGTGGTGTACGGAGACTCGATCACGCAGAACTGGTCCGTGTCGACTCCTGGGAGCGGTTGGGCTTCCCGCGTCGCTGAGCGACTCAACTTCGAGCTCGTAAACCTTGGGTTCGCGGGCTCTGCCCGCGGTGAGGTGCTTGCCGCGTTAGCGGTCGCTCAATCGAATGCGGATGCTGTTGTGCTGGCCTGGGGTACCAACGCTTGGTCGCGGGTTCCAACCGACGAGCACACGATTGCGGCCACCCTCCGCCTGTTCTTGCGCGCCATCACCGATCAACTGCCAGGTCGGCCAATTCTGGTGATGAGCCCCCTACTCCGCCCGGAAGCGGAGGAGGGGGCAAACACATTCGGCGTAAACCAACGCCAATTGCGGGAGGCTATCGAGGTGGAGGCGGCCCGCTTCAGCACCGAGCATCGCCTTCCTCGACTATCTGCGGTCTCCGGTGAACACATCGTGTCGGCGGCTCAGCTCGTCGACGGGACGCACCCAGGGGACGCCGGCAACTTGGCGGTGGCGTCAGCCGTCACGGCAGCTCTCCTGGGTCTCATCGACTAGTCGAATCCACCGCTCTGCAGTCGGTCGTCCACCACTTGCATCTGCTCGAGGGCTCCGGCGTTCGGCGTCGGATCGAACGATTGCCGTCGATGAACCCGTTCGATGACTCCAGAGTCGCCGACGGTCTTTTCGCACACAAGTCAAAATGATTCCATTCGACGGCCAGGCTGATCCAGGCGCCACCGGGCGGCCGGTCCGAAT is a genomic window containing:
- a CDS encoding metallophosphoesterase family protein, with the protein product MTINKTISDVQQSFRVLHVSDTHLSSRDQSGVDAWTNLVRFTEWTRPDLVVHSGDVVEDDPDSDEDHEFGAFQLRRLTTPWRVIPGNHDIGDSDPDPYHGLVSEERLSRYRRHFGDDRWAVVTDGWLLVGLNSQLFDNVLESEEHEQWDWFEQRIAAHPELPIALFIHKPPAIVSLSDQLFVNKAIGLGARARLLRLAQSGRLRLIGCGHLHEFMTFQSHGVLVVAAPSLSKGPLEGVKRQLGLRCNGAVEYQFAPNSVSFRLLEAEELQPPLLAHRRGPAERVEV
- a CDS encoding ABC transporter substrate-binding protein; amino-acid sequence: MKPRLPAGTATIAVVVAAVLSLSACGASPETQPTGEAKQELTIAVPNISPPYNASNQANTALRITSNVFDPLIFMDPTTGELSPGIATSWTEVSDTEIDLKIRQDVVFHDGTPLTAEDVAFTLSAERLWGDKPLEPMAFASTLAGAEVIDDETVRVSTKQPDPTILLRLASPMGFVAPKKLIETEGIEAFGLAPVGTGPYKVDSVSPGESVELSANDDYWGGKPPYESLTFRSVPEVSARVSGLATGEYDIVTNLPPDQTELVASNGQTTESVQVNNAVNLTYLTAHTDSPIADARVRQALALAIDQKSINESFWGDGVPVPDGLNLPVYSDFYNDDEGATSQDIKKAKKLLSEAGYNGEPLVLRYITGFYTNGDKALEAMLPMWEEAGINIQLDAVADYTLLDWPSADIVLSSSNILIPDPVSPMWIDWAAPNSNYVAQGRGINPPDFTAAAQEVAESLDEDDRKAAYDEATKLWNESPPALMLWQPLDIYGLGSGVDVAPDPRYWLRLAPVPSE
- a CDS encoding SGNH/GDSL hydrolase family protein, giving the protein MVNEIIDETFVRGLLPGLPLTEGSRLPEWMRSHLPVDTVEAAKVPAAIHLAFMGDSSRVLLRLKRGAPAAMCSPTLVAEAVAWQGEIVIGRAAVPPDTEGSELEIEIEFDEHDTVQPVRLALPENYQLRRAEVRALNGSIRPAPRRPRLVVYGDSITQNWSVSTPGSGWASRVAERLNFELVNLGFAGSARGEVLAALAVAQSNADAVVLAWGTNAWSRVPTDEHTIAATLRLFLRAITDQLPGRPILVMSPLLRPEAEEGANTFGVNQRQLREAIEVEAARFSTEHRLPRLSAVSGEHIVSAAQLVDGTHPGDAGNLAVASAVTAALLGLID